One Ostrea edulis chromosome 2, xbOstEdul1.1, whole genome shotgun sequence genomic region harbors:
- the LOC125678661 gene encoding protocadherin-11 Y-linked-like: protein MKLLQNCILMLLVIQAHALEVTYYLAEESGNRVLVGNVAIDTGLSNNINSLQYSLLQSGYPAAKLFSISEDQGKLYTNATIDRDTLCEFQDQCVLNLVAVASNSDTGDFFKIKIYVNISDINDNSPIFPKSTVNILISEDTVINSIYSLEGAVDLDTGINSVKRYQTSSHDSPFQAVADMFPDGRSMLKLILKQTLDRETNPTHLVRVLAYDGGSPPNTGTLTVNVTVGDINDNYPLFSKPSYNVTIMDDLPVGSLIVKTFASDKDDGPNAEVQYQISSRQSEAIFQTFLMNATTGGIFLKQSLISGSQESYKILIEASDKGNQPLISKSQVFVRVQDNHNNFPVINVNVLSGSDTAEVSEHASQGTVVAHIAVKDPDTGANGLVTCDVISDYFKIQKFEENEYKVVVFASLNRETRDSYEVTVNCRDAGSPPRETNSTFPVIIVDENDNAPRFERKQYQANIAENNNVGISLLTVSAADDDIGINAEIRYTVSKEAEGIVSITEATGSLVLKKSLDREQQTRIAFYVYATDSGNVPLTGTTTVIIDVKDVNDNAPTYLDVVSKFTVSENLAGPRVIGTVSAFDKDEGINSEVRHYLMTPNGREPPPFEVKENGTVFVTRTLDRETVALYDLKIIAMDKGVPAKTGTAFIHIIVKDKNDNEPTFIFPSEANRSITVPLSTVQNTVVASLSATDKDIGVNAQLIYYTDDRNMTKNFIINSASGEIVLIRTLDSDDLGFFQFKVKVRDAGDETLTTEDTLLITVIADSVTNDSSFSRYYVIAISMSTVTIVLAIVIIVAIYLLRKADSNKRKRNDSARSTTDIVSKEIEDPGFYDNSPPLPKEVFYPPGYHLGSRQFFPIDRSISVQVPPTIPEADPLPKIPSDPALWEGCETVNENERNRNQLMTLQYHQSLMRIQSVKRSNSTI from the exons ATGAAGCTATTGCAGAATTGCATATTAATGCTGCTTGTGATTCAAGCTCACGCTTTGGAAGTAACCTACTACCTTGCAGAAGAATCAGGAAATCGAGTACTTGTCGGAAATGTTGCAATCGATACTGGACTATCCAACAACATAAACAGCCTACAGTACAGTCTGCTCCAGTCGGGATACCCTGCGGCAAAGTTGTTCAGCATCTCAGAAGATCAGGGTAAACTGTACACGAACGCCACGATAGACAGGGACACACTCTGTGAATTCCAAGACCAATGTGTGCTCAATCTGGTGGCTGTTGCGTCAAACTCCGACACGGGGGATTTCTTTAAGATTAAAATATACGTTAACATTTCAGACATAAATGACAACTCGCCCATATTTCCAAAGAGCACTGTCAATATTCTGATATCAGAAGACACCGTTATCAACTCTATTTATTCTCTTGAAGGCGCCGTGGATTTAGATACTGGTATCAACTCTGTGAAGAGGTATCAGACCTCATCGCACGATTCCCCATTCCAAGCTGTGGCCGACATGTTTCCTGATGGACGATCCATGTTGAAACTTATCCTTAAACAAACATTAGATCGCGAAACAAACCCTACCCATCTGGTTCGAGTGTTGGCTTATGACGGCGGTAGTCCACCAAATACAGGCACACTCACCGTGAATGTAACAGTAGGAGATATTAATGATAATTACCCCTTATTCTCCAAACCCTCgtacaatgttacaataatGGATGATCTTCCCGTGGGCTCTTTGATAGTGAAGACTTTTGCAAGTGATAAGGATGACGGCCCCAATGCTGAAGTGCAATATCAAATAAGCTCACGGCAATCTGAGGCCATTTTTCAAACCTTTCTTATGAACGCAACAACAGGGGGAATATTTCTCAAGCAATCACTCATTTCTGGTTCTCAAGAAAGCTACAAAATTCTTATAGAGGCTAGCGACAAGGGTAATCAGCCTCTGATATCAAAATCGCAAGTCTTTGTGCGCGTGCAAGACAATCACAATAACTTTCCGGTGATCAATGTTAACGTTTTGTCTGGATCTGATACTGCTGAAGTCTCTGAGCACGCCAGTCAGGGTACAGTAGTGGCACACATAGCCGTTAAAGACCCCGACACCGGGGCAAATGGTCTGGTAACGTGTGATGTTATCAGCGACTATTTCAAGATCCAAAAGTTTGAAGAAAACGAGTACAAAGTTGTAGTCTTTGCGTCATTAAATCGAGAAACCAGGGATAGCTATGAAGTTACTGTTAATTGCAGGGACGCGGGCAGCCCACCAAGAGAGACTAATTCCACTTTTCCTGTCATTATCGTAGATGAAAATGACAATGCCCCTCgctttgaaagaaaacaatatcaGGCTAATATAGCTGAAAATAACAATGTAGGTATTAGTCTATTAACGGTTTCCGCAGCAGATGACGACATTGGCATTAATGCTGAAATCAGATATACTGTGTCTAAAGAAGCAGAAGGTATAGTAAGCATCACTGAAGCTACTGGTAGTTTGGTCCTAAAGAAATCATTAGATAGAGAACAGCAGACACGGATCGCATTCTATGTCTATGCTACTGATTCTGGAAATGTTCCATTAACCGGAACTACTACTGTGATTATAGATGTCAAAGACGTAAATGATAATGCCCCTACATATCTAGATGTCGTCTCAAAATTCACAGTATCGGAGAATTTAGCTGGGCCCAGAGTAATAGGAACTGTTTCTGCGTTCGACAAGGACGAGGGGATCAATTCAGAAGTGAGGCATTATCTGATGACCCCAAATGGCCGCGAGCCTCCTCCCTTCGAGGTGAAAGAAAACGGGACTGTGTTTGTAACCCGAACCCTCGACCGGGAAACTGTCGCTTTGTATGACTTAAAAATCATAGCTATGGATAAGGGAGTCCCTGCAAAAACGGGTACTGCTTTTATACATATCATTGTGAAGGATAAGAATGACAACGAACCGACCTTCATCTTCCCCAGCGAAGCAAATAGGTCCATCACCGTTCCATTATCAACGGTACAAAACACAGTGGTTGCTTCGTTGTCTGCaactgataaagatataggtgTGAATGCACAATTAATATACTACACAGATGATCGGAATATGACTAAGAACTTCATCATTAACAGCGCCAGTGGTGAAATCGTGCTTATACGCACATTAGACTCTGATGACCTTGGATTCTTTCAATTTAAGGTCAAAGTCAGAGATGCAGGTGATGAAACACTAACAACAGAAGACACTTTGCTCATAACTGTGATAGCAGACTCAGTTACTAACGATTCGAGTTTTTCTCGATACTATGTGATAGCTATCAGCATGTCGACAGTGACGATTGTCTTGGCCATTGTGATAATAGTTGCAATATATTTATTACGAAAAGCAGACAGCAATAAAAGAAAGCGAAACGACAGTGCTCGCTCAACAACTGACATAGTGAGCAAAGAAATAGAAGACCCCGGTTTCTATGACAACTCTCCCCCACTCCCTAAAGAGGTCTTTTATCCACCCGGTTATCACTTGGGCAGCAGGCAGTTTTTCCCTATTGATCGATCAATCTCGGTTCAG GTTCCACCAACAATCCCGGAAGCTGACCCCCTTCCTAAAATCCCGAGTGACCCGGCATTGTGGGAAGGATGTGAAACCGTGAACGAAAACGAAAGAAACCGAAACCAACTAATGACCCTGCAGTACCACCAGTCACTAATGAGAATACAAAGCGTCAAGCGCTCCAATTCG ACAATTTGA